One window of Sulfurospirillum sp. 1612 genomic DNA carries:
- a CDS encoding 2Fe-2S iron-sulfur cluster-binding protein → MKKIIIQPSGKSIDCPDGESVLSVLEKQGYALPNNCRAGACGECKIKVLSGTFDQGFVMDMALSQADRAAGYGLMCMAKPTSDVLEIEFGTQDAQPKLFPPVENSWHIITDKIQRTDKIMELKLLPLGKAIKFWPGQYAMIGEGTDEHPLRPYSIANAPKQNGELSFFITKEAEGKTSPWIHHDTNIGDNIKVNAPYGTFLGDPSVDTPILCLASGSGLAPILSLLNAYLSRGHKNPVTLLFSAKTKKDLLHFGEMKYLESKYVNFKYKYTLTQESNKDGGLEGRIDAILPDLLPNLANYSIYIAGSVPFVESCKKTVEALGAEEDLIHMEEYFAQQVG, encoded by the coding sequence ATGAAAAAAATAATCATCCAACCATCGGGCAAATCTATCGATTGCCCCGATGGGGAATCCGTACTTTCCGTCTTAGAAAAACAAGGATACGCCCTACCTAACAATTGCCGAGCTGGTGCTTGTGGAGAGTGCAAGATCAAAGTTTTAAGTGGTACCTTTGACCAAGGGTTTGTCATGGACATGGCACTATCTCAAGCAGACAGAGCCGCAGGATATGGTTTAATGTGCATGGCAAAACCAACTTCTGATGTGCTAGAAATTGAATTTGGAACTCAAGATGCCCAACCGAAACTCTTTCCTCCGGTTGAAAATTCTTGGCACATCATCACTGATAAAATACAGCGAACCGATAAAATTATGGAACTCAAACTCTTGCCACTAGGCAAAGCAATCAAATTTTGGCCTGGGCAATATGCGATGATTGGCGAGGGAACTGATGAGCATCCTCTGCGTCCTTATTCTATCGCAAATGCACCAAAACAAAACGGGGAATTGAGCTTTTTTATCACTAAAGAAGCGGAGGGCAAAACAAGTCCTTGGATTCATCATGATACAAATATCGGCGATAATATCAAAGTCAATGCGCCTTATGGCACATTTTTGGGAGACCCTAGTGTCGATACTCCGATTCTCTGTTTGGCATCAGGAAGCGGTTTGGCACCGATTTTATCCCTTTTGAATGCTTACCTCAGCCGCGGTCACAAAAATCCCGTTACGTTGCTATTTTCAGCAAAAACCAAAAAAGACCTCTTGCACTTTGGTGAGATGAAATATTTAGAATCCAAATATGTCAATTTTAAATACAAATACACCCTCACACAAGAAAGCAACAAAGATGGAGGATTAGAAGGTCGAATCGATGCTATTTTACCGGATTTACTGCCAAATCTTGCAAATTATTCTATTTATATTGCAGGAAGCGTTCCCTTTGTCGAATCTTGTAAAAAAACCGTCGAAGCACTTGGAGCGGAAGAAGATTTAATCCACATGGAAGAGTATTTCGCCCAACAAGTAGGGTAG
- the pcaF gene encoding 3-oxoadipyl-CoA thiolase, which translates to MSDAYIVDYIRTPVGSYGGALSSVRPDDLSAITIKYLMEHNPSINFEEVDDVIMGCANQAGEDNRNVARMASLLAGLPYQSGGTTINRLCGSGMDAISMAARSIKTGECDLIIAGGVESMSRAPFVMPKAEQAFTRSNAVYDTTIGWRFVNPVLKELYGVDSMPETAENVAQEFGITREDQDRFAYHSQMKCKAATQRGFFKKEIVPVRVKRRKQEDLIVDCDEFPKPNTTMEVLATLRAPFAKVNGSVTAGNASGVNDGAGAFIIASSAALKRYNLKPRAKIIIGAVAGVPPRIMGMGPLYSTQKILKKSGLSLDDMDVFELNEAFASQSLATLRGLGLKDDEAKVNPNGGAISIGHPLGMSGARLVMTALNQLEQTNGKYGLCSMCIGVGQGISIIIENLNSSKE; encoded by the coding sequence GTGAGTGATGCATACATCGTAGATTATATACGAACACCGGTAGGATCATACGGTGGCGCTTTATCGTCTGTGAGACCTGATGATTTGAGTGCTATCACGATCAAATACCTTATGGAACACAATCCCTCTATCAATTTTGAAGAGGTTGATGATGTGATTATGGGCTGTGCAAACCAAGCAGGTGAGGATAACAGAAATGTGGCACGGATGGCCTCTTTGTTAGCAGGACTTCCTTATCAAAGTGGCGGTACCACCATCAACAGACTTTGTGGCTCTGGTATGGATGCTATTTCGATGGCGGCACGCAGTATCAAAACCGGTGAATGTGATCTCATCATCGCAGGCGGTGTCGAGTCAATGTCACGTGCTCCTTTTGTGATGCCCAAGGCAGAACAAGCCTTTACCCGCTCTAACGCGGTCTATGATACGACTATTGGATGGCGATTTGTCAATCCAGTCTTAAAAGAACTCTATGGCGTGGATTCGATGCCCGAAACCGCAGAAAACGTTGCGCAAGAATTTGGCATTACAAGAGAAGACCAAGACCGTTTTGCTTATCATTCTCAAATGAAGTGCAAAGCCGCAACACAAAGAGGTTTTTTCAAAAAAGAGATTGTTCCGGTGCGTGTTAAAAGAAGAAAACAAGAGGATTTGATTGTAGATTGTGATGAATTTCCAAAACCCAATACTACGATGGAAGTATTAGCCACTTTGCGTGCTCCTTTTGCTAAAGTTAATGGAAGTGTTACCGCGGGTAATGCCTCTGGTGTAAATGATGGGGCAGGGGCGTTTATCATCGCATCGAGTGCGGCACTAAAAAGATATAATTTAAAACCAAGAGCGAAAATTATCATCGGTGCGGTCGCTGGAGTACCGCCACGAATTATGGGAATGGGACCGCTATACTCCACTCAAAAAATCTTGAAAAAGAGTGGCTTGAGTTTAGATGATATGGATGTGTTTGAACTCAACGAAGCATTTGCATCGCAGTCTTTGGCTACATTACGAGGTTTGGGACTCAAAGATGACGAGGCAAAAGTCAATCCAAACGGTGGAGCGATTTCAATCGGACACCCTCTTGGAATGAGCGGTGCGAGACTTGTGATGACCGCGTTGAATCAACTCGAACAGACCAATGGTAAATACGGTCTATGTTCGATGTGTATTGGTGTGGGACAAGGGATTTCGATAATCATAGAAAACTTAAATTCAAGCAAGGAGTAG
- a CDS encoding PaaX family transcriptional regulator, which produces MKNNQNTNEVDEYLEALLKEISPKAKSLIITFFGDTVFPYGGTIWLGSLVKFMEEFDISEKLTRTSIFRLTKEGWLSSKKFGRESYYSLSDYAIDRFVKAHYSVYAYDEQDEDHNWIVLFTNALKPAKEFELSKILKKEGFASQSKFTYLHPNYKMEYMQDILIKYELQNDVLLINGTADMPMNKEMLKDMVNVFWDLKDVEERYQSFITKFRKIFTLKTPIDEFSTKQCFILRILLIHEYRRALLFDPKLGNELVSVDWLGKAAASLVDSLYSSIHNQANEYIRENLLTVGGNNPKLQKSYFSRFGGLK; this is translated from the coding sequence GTGAAAAACAATCAAAATACGAATGAAGTCGATGAGTATTTAGAAGCACTACTCAAAGAGATTTCCCCCAAAGCAAAATCATTAATTATTACCTTTTTTGGGGATACCGTTTTCCCTTATGGTGGTACCATTTGGTTGGGCTCATTAGTGAAATTTATGGAAGAGTTTGATATTAGCGAAAAACTGACACGTACCTCGATATTTAGACTCACAAAAGAGGGCTGGTTGAGCTCAAAAAAGTTTGGTAGAGAGAGTTATTATTCACTGAGTGATTATGCCATCGACCGATTTGTCAAAGCGCATTATAGTGTTTATGCCTATGATGAACAAGATGAGGATCATAACTGGATTGTTTTATTTACCAATGCTCTAAAACCGGCAAAAGAGTTTGAATTGTCCAAGATTTTGAAAAAAGAGGGCTTTGCATCGCAATCAAAATTTACCTATTTACATCCCAATTATAAGATGGAATATATGCAAGATATTTTGATTAAATATGAATTGCAAAATGATGTTTTACTCATCAATGGCACAGCAGATATGCCGATGAACAAAGAGATGCTAAAAGATATGGTCAATGTCTTTTGGGATTTAAAAGATGTTGAAGAACGCTATCAGAGTTTTATCACCAAATTTAGGAAAATTTTCACACTGAAAACACCGATTGATGAATTTAGCACAAAACAGTGTTTTATTCTGAGAATTTTATTGATTCATGAGTATCGAAGGGCTCTTTTATTTGACCCAAAATTAGGAAATGAATTGGTTTCGGTAGATTGGTTAGGAAAGGCTGCTGCTTCTTTAGTGGACTCTCTTTATAGCTCCATTCACAATCAAGCCAATGAATATATCAGAGAAAACCTCCTCACAGTAGGGGGCAATAACCCCAAACTTCAAAAGTCCTATTTTAGTAGATTTGGCGGATTGAAATAA
- a CDS encoding ABC transporter ATP-binding protein has product MSLLKISNLSKSFGGLKALDDISFEVKEGTIHALIGPNGAGKTTLVNMISGIYSIEEGQIFFNDKEITNTPTHKLVNQHIVRTFQNLEICENMTVMENVLLGFNINMNKSLLKCSFQFESIIDDEEKFKHIALSHLKRIGLESVAYKKCSALSYGVLKKVEIVRALANNPKLLLLDEPVAGLNGTETAEIAEIIREIAAEGVTILLIEHDMKMIMNISDFITVVNFGKKLAEGTPKEIASNPEVIKAYLGEGSLHA; this is encoded by the coding sequence ATGAGTTTACTAAAAATCTCCAATCTCTCGAAAAGCTTTGGAGGATTAAAAGCACTCGATGATATCTCATTTGAAGTAAAAGAGGGCACGATTCACGCCCTCATCGGCCCCAATGGTGCAGGTAAAACCACACTGGTAAATATGATTTCTGGTATCTATTCAATCGAGGAGGGACAAATCTTTTTTAATGACAAAGAGATTACCAATACGCCAACACACAAACTGGTGAACCAACATATCGTAAGAACCTTCCAAAATCTAGAGATTTGCGAAAACATGACCGTGATGGAAAATGTGCTTTTGGGATTTAACATCAATATGAACAAAAGCCTGCTTAAATGCTCATTTCAGTTTGAATCCATCATTGATGATGAAGAAAAATTCAAACACATCGCCCTCTCCCACCTCAAACGCATCGGACTGGAAAGTGTGGCGTATAAAAAATGCTCCGCGCTCTCTTATGGGGTGCTCAAAAAAGTCGAGATTGTCAGAGCCCTAGCCAACAATCCAAAATTGTTGCTGCTTGATGAACCTGTCGCCGGGCTCAATGGTACGGAGACGGCTGAGATTGCTGAGATTATTCGTGAAATTGCCGCTGAGGGCGTTACTATTTTGTTGATTGAACATGATATGAAGATGATTATGAATATTTCAGATTTTATCACTGTGGTGAATTTTGGGAAAAAATTAGCCGAGGGTACGCCTAAAGAGATTGCATCAAATCCCGAAGTCATCAAAGCCTATTTAGGGGAAGGATCCTTACATGCATAA
- a CDS encoding enoyl-CoA hydratase-related protein has translation MNYKNIIVEELDNGVGIITLNRPEAYNAINNALLAEVSNAIKDFDANPDIAAVVLTGGEKVFAAGADIKELAELDFASAYQNEFIKKEWYALEHHIKPIIAAISGYALGGGCEMALLCDIAICDKSAKFGQPEVKIGTMPGAGGTQRLTKAIGKSKAMHLCLTGDIIDAEEAASFKLVSQIVDHDVKSEAIKIAQKIAKMSKPVVRLIKESINNAYESNLQAGLAAERQSFYTTLALEDRIEGMEAFIQKRPPNFKN, from the coding sequence ATGAATTATAAAAATATTATTGTGGAAGAATTAGATAATGGTGTGGGCATCATCACACTCAACCGACCCGAAGCTTACAATGCCATCAATAACGCTTTGCTGGCAGAGGTTTCTAATGCTATCAAAGATTTTGATGCCAATCCTGATATAGCAGCGGTGGTATTAACCGGTGGGGAAAAAGTGTTTGCAGCGGGAGCAGATATCAAAGAGTTGGCAGAGTTAGATTTTGCCAGCGCTTATCAGAATGAATTTATCAAAAAAGAGTGGTATGCCCTAGAGCATCACATCAAACCCATCATCGCGGCCATCAGTGGATATGCACTAGGAGGCGGTTGTGAGATGGCGCTCTTATGCGATATTGCCATCTGTGATAAAAGTGCAAAGTTTGGACAACCTGAGGTCAAAATCGGTACCATGCCAGGAGCGGGAGGCACACAAAGACTCACCAAAGCAATCGGAAAATCCAAAGCGATGCATCTGTGTTTGACCGGTGATATCATTGACGCCGAAGAGGCCGCATCTTTTAAATTAGTCTCACAAATTGTAGATCATGATGTCAAAAGTGAAGCCATTAAAATCGCTCAGAAAATCGCCAAAATGTCCAAACCCGTGGTGAGATTGATTAAAGAGTCCATCAATAATGCCTACGAATCCAACCTACAAGCAGGACTCGCCGCTGAGCGTCAATCTTTTTATACCACATTGGCACTGGAAGATAGAATCGAGGGGATGGAAGCCTTCATCCAAAAGCGCCCACCAAACTTTAAAAATTAA
- a CDS encoding 3-hydroxyacyl-CoA dehydrogenase codes for MKLDQNARIGIVGAGIMGRGIAQVVAKSNHSVVLYDNWDGAVDNAMKINEQELSKLVQRGKLTQEKKDKTLALITPSMKIEDLADCDLIIEAIIENLEIKQKVFKELETICGDVVIASNTSSISISALANGMQRPQNIIGLHFFNPAPIMKLVEVISGLQSDQNIIQDVYALANSWGKKAVLVKSSPGFIVNRIARPFYAEALRVYEEGVSDFATIDAVVKSHGAFRMGPFELMDLIGNDTNYAVTQSTFDSYYQDPRFKPSLTQQEYAQAGLLGRKSNQGFYTYHDGKPVEEPKLNIATIKPTPIEEIFVHGDLGMANSLIAMFEQAGIRVNKKEGTGFLECHGVILYLANGKMATEVSKELDYNEVAQFDICMDYEKSEFIAVARSLLASDDTLNTLAALFDKIGKKTLIVKDSPALIMMRTISMLVNEASSAVTHRVCDVKSADIAMENGVNYPIGPFKWADKLGIDCIVSALDRLEAFYKDTRYRTDRGLIEKNLTGSKYYE; via the coding sequence ATGAAACTGGATCAAAATGCACGTATTGGTATCGTAGGGGCCGGTATCATGGGGCGAGGTATTGCTCAAGTTGTTGCCAAGTCAAATCACTCTGTCGTTTTGTATGACAATTGGGATGGGGCTGTTGATAATGCGATGAAAATCAATGAACAAGAATTATCAAAATTGGTACAAAGAGGCAAGCTTACCCAAGAGAAAAAGGACAAGACGCTGGCATTGATAACCCCTAGCATGAAAATCGAAGATCTCGCAGATTGTGATTTGATCATCGAGGCCATTATTGAAAATTTGGAGATTAAACAAAAAGTATTCAAAGAATTAGAAACAATCTGTGGCGATGTCGTGATTGCCTCAAATACTTCATCGATTTCGATCTCTGCTTTGGCTAATGGGATGCAAAGACCCCAAAATATCATCGGATTGCACTTTTTTAATCCCGCACCTATCATGAAACTTGTTGAAGTGATATCGGGATTGCAAAGTGATCAAAATATCATTCAAGATGTTTATGCCCTCGCCAATTCTTGGGGTAAAAAAGCGGTATTGGTGAAATCCAGTCCCGGATTTATCGTCAATCGTATCGCCAGACCTTTTTATGCGGAAGCTTTGCGGGTTTATGAAGAGGGAGTTTCAGATTTTGCGACGATTGATGCGGTTGTGAAAAGTCATGGAGCCTTTCGCATGGGACCGTTTGAATTGATGGATTTGATTGGCAATGATACCAATTATGCTGTGACACAATCTACTTTTGATTCTTATTACCAAGACCCCAGGTTCAAACCTTCACTGACCCAGCAAGAGTATGCCCAAGCGGGTTTGCTAGGACGCAAATCAAATCAAGGATTTTATACCTATCATGATGGAAAGCCAGTAGAAGAGCCCAAGCTAAATATTGCAACCATCAAACCCACGCCAATTGAGGAGATTTTCGTACACGGAGACCTTGGAATGGCCAACAGTCTCATTGCAATGTTTGAGCAGGCTGGAATTCGTGTCAACAAAAAAGAAGGAACGGGATTTTTAGAGTGCCATGGCGTTATCCTCTATCTTGCCAATGGGAAAATGGCCACAGAAGTATCAAAAGAGCTCGATTATAATGAAGTCGCACAGTTTGATATCTGTATGGACTATGAAAAGAGTGAATTCATCGCCGTAGCCCGTTCACTTTTAGCCTCTGATGACACACTCAATACCCTAGCGGCACTCTTTGATAAGATTGGCAAAAAGACTCTCATCGTGAAAGACTCCCCCGCGCTTATCATGATGCGTACTATTAGTATGCTAGTCAATGAAGCCTCATCTGCTGTGACGCACCGTGTGTGTGATGTCAAAAGTGCTGATATCGCGATGGAAAATGGTGTGAATTATCCGATTGGGCCTTTTAAATGGGCTGACAAATTAGGAATTGATTGCATCGTAAGTGCCTTGGATCGATTGGAAGCATTTTATAAGGATACAAGATACCGAACAGATCGAGGTTTGATCGAAAAAAATTTAACAGGAAGTAAATACTATGAATGA
- the paaI gene encoding hydroxyphenylacetyl-CoA thioesterase PaaI translates to MNEKQLAEACVKALNEKAMFENHLGAKIVAVDAGYAKLVMPVQEFMLNGHRTCQGGAIFSFADAAFAYACNGRNVPTVAFACDITFVKPAFEGDVLTAEGVEKYLSGRNGIYDIKVSNQKGETIALFVGKSRAVAGSILDEKQLKEIQ, encoded by the coding sequence ATGAATGAAAAACAATTAGCAGAAGCATGTGTCAAAGCTTTGAATGAAAAAGCGATGTTTGAAAATCATCTTGGAGCCAAAATTGTTGCTGTCGATGCGGGTTATGCCAAACTGGTCATGCCGGTACAAGAATTTATGCTAAACGGACACCGAACGTGCCAAGGGGGTGCTATCTTTTCATTTGCAGATGCCGCCTTTGCGTATGCGTGTAACGGTCGTAATGTCCCTACTGTGGCTTTTGCTTGTGATATTACCTTTGTCAAGCCTGCTTTTGAGGGTGATGTCTTGACGGCTGAGGGTGTGGAGAAATATTTATCTGGCAGAAATGGTATTTATGATATTAAAGTGAGCAATCAAAAAGGAGAAACCATCGCCTTATTTGTCGGAAAATCGCGTGCGGTGGCCGGTAGTATTTTAGATGAGAAACAATTAAAGGAGATACAGTGA
- a CDS encoding ABC transporter ATP-binding protein, with amino-acid sequence MHKSDTLLKISDLDCHYGHIHVLQNINIEIKKGEIVALIGANGAGKTTLMKTISGLKIQDRGDIIYKDNIDITKSLPEKRVKLGIAQVPEGRELFKSMSVYDNLMLGSYTRSNKNDIQDDLDFVYEKFPILFEKKEIISGNLSGGQQQMLAIGRALMSKPDLLLMDEPSMGLAPVIVEEIFAFIEELKKIHMTVFLVEQNSYFALSISNHAYVLENGEIVLSGNSEDLIKDKRVKEAYLGM; translated from the coding sequence ATGCATAAGTCTGATACGCTACTGAAAATCAGTGATTTAGATTGTCATTATGGACACATTCATGTGTTGCAAAATATCAATATAGAAATCAAAAAAGGCGAAATCGTCGCGCTCATCGGTGCCAATGGCGCAGGAAAAACGACGTTGATGAAAACCATCTCCGGGCTTAAAATACAAGATCGTGGGGATATCATCTACAAAGACAATATTGATATCACAAAATCATTGCCGGAGAAAAGAGTCAAACTTGGCATCGCTCAAGTGCCTGAGGGACGCGAACTCTTCAAATCCATGAGCGTGTATGACAACCTTATGTTGGGCTCTTATACCAGAAGCAACAAAAATGATATTCAGGATGATTTGGATTTTGTATATGAAAAATTTCCAATTCTTTTTGAGAAAAAGGAGATCATCTCTGGCAATCTCTCCGGCGGACAACAGCAAATGCTCGCCATCGGCAGGGCCTTGATGTCAAAGCCTGATCTCTTATTGATGGATGAGCCGTCGATGGGATTGGCTCCGGTGATTGTCGAGGAGATTTTTGCCTTTATCGAAGAGTTAAAAAAAATTCACATGACCGTCTTTTTGGTTGAGCAAAATTCTTATTTTGCGCTGAGTATCTCCAATCATGCTTATGTTCTTGAAAACGGAGAGATTGTACTCAGTGGCAATTCAGAAGATTTAATCAAAGACAAACGTGTCAAAGAAGCTTATTTAGGAATGTAA
- a CDS encoding phenylacetate--CoA ligase family protein: protein MEKSKRTVSYEPKELISKDELTALQTRRMKNTLLRAYSFVPYYKKKWDEHGVHPDDFTFLEDIKKFPFTTKEDLRLNYPFGLFATPMSDIVRLHASSGTTGKPTVVGYTQNDINMWADLVARSIRLAGGHRGDILHVSYGYGLFTGGLGAHYGAERLGCTVVPASGGFTDKQVTLLNDFNANIIMVTPSYMLNIIEELENRGIDPRDTALEIGIFGAEPWSVEMKNKIEEKVGISAIDIYGLSEMMGPGVACESFEDRGDLYVWEDSFYPEIVDRDTFEPIEDGQEGELVFTTLTREALPIIRYRTKDLSTLYQGDLLNMRKMKRITGRTDDMMIIRGVNVFPSQIEEILLKIKALCPCYQLVITREHNMDDLSIDIEPNPNVNETEINSAVKTLKHKIKSGIGISVKVNVKPIGGIPRSQGKAQRVVDKRKK from the coding sequence ATGGAAAAGAGTAAAAGAACGGTAAGTTATGAACCAAAAGAGCTTATCTCAAAGGATGAATTGACGGCGCTTCAAACCAGAAGAATGAAAAATACATTGCTTCGAGCCTATTCATTTGTGCCCTACTATAAGAAAAAGTGGGACGAACACGGAGTGCATCCTGATGATTTTACTTTTTTGGAAGATATTAAAAAATTTCCTTTTACCACAAAAGAAGATTTGAGATTAAACTATCCATTTGGACTCTTTGCGACACCGATGAGTGATATCGTGAGACTTCATGCATCAAGTGGAACAACCGGCAAGCCAACAGTCGTAGGATATACGCAAAATGATATTAATATGTGGGCTGATTTGGTGGCACGCTCCATCCGACTTGCCGGTGGACATCGTGGCGATATCTTACATGTCTCTTATGGATATGGGCTTTTTACCGGAGGATTGGGTGCGCATTATGGTGCGGAGCGACTTGGTTGTACGGTCGTACCAGCATCTGGTGGATTTACCGATAAGCAAGTGACCCTGTTAAATGATTTTAATGCCAATATTATCATGGTGACCCCTTCGTACATGCTCAATATCATAGAAGAGTTAGAAAACAGAGGAATTGACCCCCGAGATACTGCATTAGAGATTGGTATTTTTGGTGCGGAGCCTTGGTCTGTTGAGATGAAAAATAAGATTGAAGAAAAAGTGGGGATTTCCGCCATTGATATCTACGGACTCTCTGAAATGATGGGACCGGGTGTGGCATGTGAATCTTTTGAAGATCGCGGTGATTTGTATGTTTGGGAAGATAGTTTTTATCCAGAAATCGTTGATCGTGATACGTTTGAACCCATTGAAGATGGCCAAGAGGGTGAGTTGGTATTTACTACATTGACACGCGAAGCCCTACCGATTATTAGATACCGAACCAAAGATCTCTCCACCCTTTACCAGGGCGATTTACTCAATATGCGAAAGATGAAGCGTATTACAGGACGTACTGATGATATGATGATTATTCGCGGGGTGAATGTATTCCCATCACAAATCGAGGAAATCTTGCTCAAAATCAAAGCACTGTGCCCATGTTATCAGTTGGTTATCACGCGAGAACACAATATGGATGACCTCTCCATCGATATCGAGCCAAATCCAAATGTGAATGAAACCGAGATTAATAGTGCGGTGAAGACGTTGAAACACAAAATCAAATCAGGAATCGGGATTTCTGTAAAAGTTAATGTCAAGCCAATCGGTGGTATTCCAAGAAGTCAAGGAAAAGCTCAAAGAGTTGTGGATAAAAGAAAGAAATAA